From the Malaclemys terrapin pileata isolate rMalTer1 chromosome 11, rMalTer1.hap1, whole genome shotgun sequence genome, the window TGACATGCATTATAGTTGCACAGCTATGTTCCTAAGCACTGCTATGAAAATTAGCTGAAGGTAGATAACCTGCTCTTGGTTAGTTAAAACATTTGtcaccaaaccaaaccaaaccaacatTCAAGGAGAACTTATTATTGCCTTTGGAATACGCTAAAAACACAGGTAATAAAATCAAGAGCTCCGACCATTGACTAAAAGACATCTTCTCAGGAGCCTGAAGAGACAACTGTGAAAGCAGAATGGTTTTTTTGTGTTGGTGGGGTTGATAGCTGTGAAGAGGCTACCAGGAAGTCATTATAATTAagcctgcctctctctccacCCTTATAAGGATGGTTTCTTTCTGCTGCAGCATTAATTTGGTATTGCTTTTAGGAACTCTCATATTATCCCTTGACAAACCATCTTCACACCCAGATAGGCTGGTACTTTTGGCAATAACAGTATGGACACTTTAGGTAGTCATTAGATCATATCATaagacttttgaaaaatgttgggttgtttttattcACCTTCAGATCTTTGAGCTTTTAGGGTTTGTATTTTCTGTTCAGCCATGAGGGcgcaaaacttttttaaaatattgaagctGGCATTTGTGTGTGATCACATCACTTCAGACACTGTGGGTTTAAGATAGATATCCAATATTgtaagactcatgataaaattataAATTGGCAACATTGCCATACTTACATCCCAGCCTCAGCATGAGGCAGTGTTATACATTTATATATTGGGGGAAATGAAAGGAAATTATCGTAATTTAAGAATTACTCCAAAGCAAGGAATGGAAGGAATTTTTTGTTGtcccatttctttttaaatatttcagtctACCTATATCAGTTGCTGCATAGTGCGAAACACTGATTAGTACATTGTGTTGTAACAGTTATTCAACATTTTTTGCAATCTCAGCTGTATCAAGGGTTTCTAAGAATAAAGCAGTTAGATTAGTCTCACTCTATAGTTTGAGTGCTAATTAAATAAAGCTAATCTGCCTTTATGCTCATAGGAACCCCACCATGAGGATTTCCCTGAAGAGTGGCAAAACAAAATGGGCCAATTCCAGAGGCTGCTTATGATTCGCTGCCTGCGGCCTGACAAAGTAAGTGTGGAAGTGCAAAGACTGTATCATACTGTTGGACAGTATCACAGGTTTCACCTACTGCCCTTCCCTTAGAAATTGTCtggattttccccccattttactcTGTCGCTCTCCATTAATTGTCTTCTTCTGTAATCTGAGGGAAGTGGCTCTTAAAACCAAAGAATTGCCAGATACTTATGCATTTCAAAGATATTCAAGCATTCACTGATTACCTTAAAAGAAACAGATCATGTTTGTAGTTTGACAGAATGTGGTCTGCTTCTTTGGAAGTAGAAGTTTCCATTTATCAGGAAAggaatggaagtctttccattttgAAAGTGGAAAGCAAGCCACTTGTTTGTCAAATTCCTCTGCAAGTTCAAATTGTAAATCTGAGTTGAACATTCACAAAGCTTGGGTATACCATGGTCAGGTGCACACGTTTATCAGCtgtaaatctttattttaaaaaacaaattttgacCATCTAAAAACAGTACAGAAGTATTCTGCTTAACAAGtcaatgtacattttattttataaacactAGTTTATTAGGAGATTTATTGGTCCACATCTGCCATACTGATCAAATATACCTCAAAAGATAAGAGTCAATATGAATTCTTATGTACTTTGTAAGTGTATACAGAAATTAGTACTTTATTATTCAGACAACTGAATCTGATATCTATTCCAATAAGATCAACAATGTTTAGGACAGCCATGTGAAATTTAGACAAAGAAATGCACACCTTCCTGAAAGTCTGTGGATATCTCATCTTTTTTTGCCCAGTGGGCTGCATTTGGAGGTCCTGGTGGCTTCCTGAACTTTGGGTAGTAGAATCAGCATGTTGAGGGAGATTCTGATACTGGCATCTTTGGCTCTGGAATGTACTGATGTTTGCTGACAAAGTGATCAATGAGACGTTTTCTGGTTGCATCAACTTCTTCTTCAAAGGACTTCATTGTGCTTCTGCCGGTTTTGCACTTAAAGTAAATCCAGAGTTTTCACTTAGTGTTTGAAGTGTTAGACCTAGACACTCAAAAGCTACCCAGAAAGTGGGATATAGAACTTTTGTCAGTGATTGTTACCTTAATGGGGAACTAGCACAGCCTCTAATTAAGTCTCCCATTAGATTCCCTAATAGAACCTATCAAATGTCAATTTTTATTAACTAAAGCAGTCCAGTTCCTGGGGCCAGCTATCACTTTATACACATCAACAGCATGACAGTTACCACTCAGGTAACCCCAGGAGAAGGAAGGCTGCTCTAAGGTGTGATATTAATGCCATTTTCCTTTGAATTCCAAAGAGATGATCAGGATAACTGCAGAACTAGTGATGGGGGGGCTCCAATTTGTCTTCTGCAATTGTATGGGAAAGCTGCTGGCACAACAACACTGAAGCAGGGGGAAGATACAGTGCTTGACAAGAGTTATGCCTATGTTTAGCATGTCCTCTTTGAAGCCCTGTCAGTTCAAGATGACAGAGTATGGTTAATACTCTGGTTCTTCCAAGAGCTGTTTTTAATATTATACACAGAAGGGATAgtactctttttttccccaatgtaaGAGTGTTGGATTAAACATGTCCAGGGGAGTGAAGTTTTGTAAGGAGTTAGGCATAgagggccatatttttaaaaagcatttaggTACTTAAAAATACAGATAGGCACTTAGGAAAAAATCCcattatctgcatctttaagtgcccaaacactttttaaaaatctggccttgagTTCCTAGACACTGCAGCCATGGCAGGTTCCTTCAGTGAGAGATTTCTGCCTTCTCTCCTATATGGAAACCACGCCAAGGGGGCAGATTTTTATTCAGACAGCATCCTCTGTTTAAGCCAAAGCCATTAAACAATATTTGCATGAGCACTTACAAGAAAAGTCCTCAACCGGTCCATCTCCAGCATGTAGTATTCCTCCATTGTCAGATCATCAAAGTTCTTAGTAAGGGATAAAAACCCACAGTTGCTAGGACGTTTGGAGTGCTCTACCCTGCAGCACAAACACAAGAGTTTCATTTTgggaataagaagaacaggagtacttgcatccgaagaagtgggctgtagtccacgaaagcttatgctctaataaatttgttagtctctaaggtgccacaagtactcttgttctttttgcggatacagactaacacggctgctactctgaaacctgtcattttgggAATAGTTAGTCTTCCACAGCATTTCAGAGGAGATGGAAGAGAGTGATACAGTTCCACAATTTTCTAATATGAAAGATGTTCTATAACTTTCACAGGCTTGTTTTATGTTCTCTTTTGCCCCTAAATAGCTGCATAGATCAAACTTTTACTGATAAAGTGTCAAGAGGAGAGTTGTGAAATTCCTCTTTTCCTCTAATACCAGATGGAAGAGGTGAAGTAAATTCTTTAAGATACATGTGGCAGAAACCCACAAGTTAgtgcatccccccacccccagctatgTTTATTCCCACCACGCCAGAATATTCATTTCAACAAGAGGGAAAGCAAGCATCTTTTATGGTCTGTATGAATATTTCAGAATAGCTGACAAACTTAACCCAAGAACTGGTACCTAGGCTTCAAAATTAAGCAGCCTGAAGCACttcttttcatttcttccatTCCCACTCCATACCCCACCCCCGCACATTCGTTTTTAGACCACAGAATTTACAGACAAACCAGTTTTCATGAGTTGAGGAGGTGTACACTCCAGTGGCCCTAGTTAGAATATGGGCCATATAAAAACCAGGACCTCCTTATTCAGTCTGCTACCTGTGCTTATTCAGAATCAGCTGCTTATTTTAGTGACAGGAGTTTATTTGTGTAAGCACTGCAGAGGCAATACAGCTAACGGTAAGAGCTAAGGTTTTTTAGCTAATAATATAGTTATATTTCAGTTGTAAGTCAGAAAAAATACAGCTACAGTTTATGTTGAGTTTGCAATGCTGACCGACCTTTTTCAAATTGTAAAATGGGGAAGACTTTTGTATTGAAACATCGAGAGGCAAAGAACCCTCAATACCAGTATTTGTTACTTTTCAGGATATAACTACACTGAATGCAAAGAAACAAATGTTTTCCATAGTAATGGAAAATTGAAGTCTGCTGGTCAAGTTTACATGAGTGCTTTGGTAACTAAACCAGAACACACAGAGAACTCAAAGGAGGGGAAATAATGCCCAAACTAGTACATTAGGGGAGTAATGTGGAGGACTATTTCAAGAAATTTGAATAGTTTCACAGCATAAAGAGTGAGGAAGAATACAGGCAGACTACTGCTTACTGTGGATCATCatttggctcccagccctccagctCTATCAGGCAGAAGAAACACTTTGCCACATCAGGTTCATTTGCACTTGGACAGTGgataaagccagccctggccatCTGCAGGGGAGAATTAGTTATGGTAGTATTTAGGGGCCCAATTTTTTGGGCCCTAGTGTAATATACACTGTGCAAATATATAATAAGAgacaacagtccctgccccagagagtttacagtctaaagtcTCAATCCTGCAAGGCTACTCTTCACACACATTGGGGTCTTCCAGCAAGGAGTAGCTGGTTTGATAGGAACCTAAGTTTAAAACTGATAGGATGTAACAGACAAGCTGTAGGATGAGAAGAGAGGCTAAAGGCAACAAACATGTTTTTGCATGGAGGAGCTGTTTGCAGGTACCCATTTTTGAGATTGCCAGCAGATAATGActaggccagggatcggcaacgttcggcacgcggcttgccagggtaagcaccctggcgggctgggccagttttatttacctgctgatgtggcaggttcggccgatcgcggcccccactggccgcggttcgccgtctcgggccaatgggggcagtgagaagcggccgcggttcgccgtccctggccaatgggggcggcgagaagcagcgcgggcgagcgatgtgctggccatggcttctcaccgcccccattggcccgggacggcgaaccgcagccagtggaggccgcgatcagccgaacctgccacgtcagccggtaaataaaactggcccagcccgccagggtgcttaccctggcaagccgcgtgccgaacgttgccgatccctggactaggcAATTGGCAGTGTTCCATAGGCATTACAGAAGAGCTAGTTATTCACACTGTATTGCCCAGGAACTAATCAAGGGCTAAACCCTGTAATTTTAGCCTGAACAGTAATACGAGAAGTAATAGTTTATCCAGAAATAAGCAAGACAGTTTGGCGTTGTATTAATGCATGAGTCCAAGAACAACATTTGACTGCTATATATGCAAGGTTTTCtcttagagaaaaaaaaataaggaaaactcATCTCAAATATTTCAGGAATATTGGACTAGTCAGTGGTGAGGTCATAGTTTGTTGAACTAAACGGTCATTTGCAAATATAATTATGTCCAGGCAACCCCACAAATGAAAGGAGAGAGTCACACAAACATGAAGTTAGAACTCTGTAGTTCTCATTATAGTGAGCTTCCTAGTATAGAAAGTTTAGCAAGCTAGTTTCCAAAGTAATAGGTTATATCCCACTATCAGGGTTTAGGTTAGTTATATTCCACCAGTAGGTGCATTAGAGACATGGCTAAATCAATTCTAAAAAGAGTTAAAAACTACAATTACTCATCTTTAGAAGTCATCCTGCATGTGTTGTAGTTTCAACTTCCTTCACACCTGCTCAGATAACTACAAGTATGCTTCATCTGAGGTGTAACCCTCAATATATACATGACACCCAAGCATGACTCGTAAGTGTCAGTTTCAAAGCATTATGGGCCATAA encodes:
- the LOC128845722 gene encoding baculoviral IAP repeat-containing protein 5.1-like, which codes for MYEYENRIKTFTDWPFMENCKCTPEHMARAGFIHCPSANEPDVAKCFFCLIELEGWEPNDDPQVEHSKRPSNCGFLSLTKNFDDLTMEEYYMLEMDRLRTFLCKTGRSTMKSFEEEVDATRKRLIDHFVSKHQYIPEPKMPVSESPSTC